A part of Acidobacteriota bacterium genomic DNA contains:
- a CDS encoding PQQ-dependent sugar dehydrogenase encodes MIRTAFAGATVALTLVGTQIAAQEIHRSAYHDYRAVTVVDGLEVPWSITWLPNGDLLVTERPGRLRIVRDGALLPDPVPGVPEVVAEGQGGLFDVLPHPDFATNRLLYLSYARPTPEGSTTAVIRGRFEDDRLTDVVDVFEAQSQGRGHYGGRLAWNHDGYLFVSVGDRMARPAGDLGAHPAQDLSNHHGVTLRLHDDGRVPDDNPFAGQGDALPEIWSYGHRNAQGLLVHPETGDLWVNEHGPQGGDELNLVQPGRNYGWPVVGYGVNYRSGSAIHAGTHGEGMESPSHFWVPSIGTSGLMVYTGDRFPEWQGSFFNGGLSGQQLARLTPSVDQPGQIEQEETLAYGIGRVRDVRQGPDGYIYLAVEEREGPGWIVRLEPVARQ; translated from the coding sequence ATGATCCGTACCGCCTTCGCCGGCGCCACCGTGGCGTTGACCCTCGTCGGAACCCAGATCGCCGCCCAGGAGATTCACCGGTCCGCCTATCACGACTATCGCGCCGTAACCGTCGTCGACGGCCTCGAAGTGCCCTGGTCCATCACGTGGCTGCCGAACGGCGACCTGCTTGTCACCGAACGCCCGGGGCGGCTTCGCATCGTTCGCGATGGGGCCCTGCTGCCCGATCCGGTTCCGGGTGTGCCGGAGGTCGTCGCGGAGGGGCAGGGCGGTCTGTTCGACGTGCTCCCGCACCCTGACTTTGCCACCAACCGCCTGCTGTATCTGAGCTACGCCCGGCCGACGCCGGAGGGTTCGACGACGGCGGTCATCAGAGGCCGGTTCGAGGACGATCGGCTCACCGACGTCGTCGACGTTTTCGAGGCGCAATCACAAGGCCGTGGTCACTACGGGGGCCGGCTCGCCTGGAACCACGACGGCTACCTTTTCGTCTCCGTGGGCGATCGGATGGCGCGCCCGGCCGGCGATCTGGGCGCGCACCCCGCGCAGGACCTGTCGAACCACCATGGCGTTACCCTTCGCCTCCACGACGATGGCCGCGTCCCGGACGACAACCCGTTCGCCGGGCAGGGTGATGCCCTGCCCGAGATCTGGAGCTACGGACACCGGAACGCGCAGGGGCTGCTCGTGCACCCGGAGACCGGCGATCTTTGGGTGAACGAACACGGCCCGCAGGGTGGCGACGAACTCAACCTGGTACAACCCGGCCGGAACTACGGCTGGCCGGTGGTCGGCTACGGCGTGAACTACAGGAGCGGGTCGGCCATCCATGCCGGGACCCACGGCGAGGGCATGGAATCGCCGTCGCATTTCTGGGTCCCTTCGATCGGCACGTCCGGCCTGATGGTCTACACGGGCGACCGGTTCCCGGAATGGCAGGGCAGCTTCTTCAATGGCGGGCTGTCGGGGCAACAGCTCGCACGCCTCACGCCAAGTGTCGACCAGCCGGGGCAGATAGAACAGGAAGAGACGCTGGCCTACGGGATCGGCAGGGTCCGGGACGTCCGGCAGGGGCCGGACGGCTACATCTACTTGGCGGTCGAGGAACGTGAAGGGCCGGGCTGGATCGTGCGGCTCGAACCGGTGGCCCGCCAGTAG
- a CDS encoding lysophospholipase, with the protein MAYELEVISRGGGGASRYPPLLFVHGLGHAAWCWAEHFLDFFAERGFDASALSLRGHGASGGRDRLRWASIADYVNDVEQVAAGLPRKPVVIGHSMGGLIVQRYLERHDPSAAVLLAPVPPGGMFLQTARLFLANPRLMLNVFLTTDPGKLFSPPERARKLLFSRDLGEKAARRYAAQLGRESFRAGLDVTYLRPDPARVRGTPMLVLGAERDRLIPTRDVMRTAEAYGAELRILPNLAHDVMLDTGWRQAADVLLEWLVRTLEGRRV; encoded by the coding sequence ATGGCGTATGAGCTGGAGGTCATCTCACGGGGAGGCGGTGGCGCGTCGCGCTATCCGCCACTGTTGTTCGTCCACGGCCTGGGTCACGCCGCGTGGTGCTGGGCCGAGCACTTTCTGGACTTCTTCGCGGAGCGCGGCTTCGATGCCAGCGCGCTGAGCCTCCGCGGCCACGGCGCGAGCGGCGGCCGCGACCGGCTGCGGTGGGCGTCCATTGCCGACTACGTGAACGACGTCGAGCAGGTGGCGGCGGGCCTGCCGCGCAAACCCGTAGTGATCGGACACTCCATGGGCGGGCTCATCGTGCAGCGCTACCTGGAGCGGCACGACCCGTCGGCGGCGGTTCTCCTCGCACCGGTGCCTCCCGGCGGGATGTTCCTCCAGACGGCGCGGCTGTTTCTCGCCAATCCGCGGCTGATGCTGAACGTGTTCCTGACGACCGATCCCGGCAAGCTGTTCTCCCCGCCCGAACGCGCCAGGAAGCTCCTCTTCTCGCGGGATCTTGGCGAGAAGGCGGCGCGTCGCTACGCGGCCCAGCTCGGGCGCGAGTCGTTTCGCGCGGGCCTGGACGTGACCTACCTGCGGCCCGATCCGGCACGCGTCCGCGGCACGCCGATGCTGGTCCTGGGAGCGGAACGCGACCGCCTGATTCCCACGCGCGACGTGATGCGCACGGCCGAGGCCTACGGCGCCGAGTTACGGATACTGCCCAATCTCGCACACGACGTGATGCTGGACACCGGATGGCGCCAGGCGGCCGACGTCCTGCTGGAGTGGCTGGTGCGCACGCTGGAGGGACGGAGAGTCTAG
- a CDS encoding solute:sodium symporter family transporter: MLVTTVSFLGFTLLVAVISYVCTRRDRMTTWDAYFLGGRSLSAWVIAGSLMLTNLSTEHLIGLNGDAFNHTIAVTAWETTAAIAMVATALFFLPRYLRMGLSTIPEYLAARYDRATGVIAASVFLFSYVLAILPVVLLSGATGIDSLFGLQEAFGLNQAQVIWLLVWGVGTLGSLYAILGGLKAVAISDTINGVGFLVGGLLIPLLALIQIGNGSPWAGLETVYVEERPKFDITGDEPGSFLPFGALFTGMVVNQVFAWCTGQQFIQRGLGARSLKEGQKGVLIAACFKLVGPLVVVLPGVIAYHMFKDTLGPEDYLLAYPTLVKAVLPDWLTGFFAAVMVGAVLSTFNSVLNSSATLFCRDIYGSVLRPRASPREFVHAGRACSIALAVGAMLVAPLLDTSGSLYNYLQTINAAFFGPMLAVILLGMFSARVSAFAAKASLIGGPVLFFLTVFTFDDPVQSFLQGVLGTNDEIHFLHFLAIVFVAVAAFMLVSARLRPARSRGTEPGAAPVDMTPWKHAKAMGVFVSVCSIACYLLLAQ; encoded by the coding sequence GTGCTTGTGACTACCGTGTCATTCCTGGGCTTCACCCTACTGGTCGCGGTGATTTCCTATGTCTGCACGCGACGCGACCGGATGACGACCTGGGACGCGTACTTCCTTGGAGGCCGCAGCCTGTCGGCTTGGGTCATTGCGGGCTCGCTGATGCTCACCAACCTCTCGACGGAGCACCTGATCGGTCTGAACGGGGACGCCTTCAACCACACCATCGCCGTCACCGCCTGGGAGACGACCGCGGCGATCGCGATGGTCGCGACCGCGCTCTTCTTTCTGCCCCGCTACTTGCGCATGGGCCTGTCGACGATACCGGAGTACCTTGCCGCCCGCTACGACAGGGCCACCGGCGTGATCGCCGCGAGCGTGTTCCTGTTCTCGTACGTGCTCGCGATCCTGCCCGTTGTGCTGCTGTCCGGGGCCACCGGCATCGACAGCCTGTTCGGCTTGCAGGAGGCGTTCGGCCTGAACCAGGCGCAGGTGATCTGGCTCCTTGTCTGGGGCGTCGGAACGCTCGGTTCGCTCTACGCGATTCTCGGGGGCCTCAAGGCTGTGGCGATCTCGGACACGATCAACGGCGTCGGGTTCCTCGTGGGAGGCCTGTTGATCCCGCTGCTGGCGCTGATCCAGATCGGAAACGGGAGTCCCTGGGCGGGACTGGAGACCGTGTACGTGGAGGAGCGTCCGAAGTTCGACATCACGGGCGACGAACCGGGGTCGTTCCTGCCATTCGGCGCCTTGTTCACGGGTATGGTCGTCAATCAGGTCTTCGCCTGGTGCACCGGCCAGCAGTTCATCCAGCGCGGCCTGGGAGCCAGGAGTCTCAAGGAAGGGCAGAAGGGAGTCCTGATCGCAGCGTGTTTCAAGCTGGTGGGCCCTCTCGTCGTCGTGCTGCCGGGTGTGATCGCGTACCACATGTTCAAGGACACGCTAGGGCCCGAGGACTACCTGCTGGCCTACCCCACGCTCGTGAAGGCGGTCCTGCCGGACTGGCTGACCGGCTTCTTCGCCGCGGTCATGGTCGGTGCCGTGCTGAGCACGTTCAACAGCGTGCTGAACTCGTCGGCCACGCTGTTCTGCCGTGACATCTACGGTTCGGTCCTGCGGCCGCGTGCCTCCCCGCGCGAGTTCGTCCATGCGGGACGCGCCTGCAGCATCGCGCTTGCGGTAGGCGCGATGCTCGTCGCGCCGCTACTCGACACGTCGGGCAGCCTGTACAACTACCTGCAGACGATCAATGCTGCGTTCTTCGGTCCGATGCTCGCCGTGATTCTGCTGGGCATGTTCTCGGCGCGGGTTTCGGCGTTTGCGGCCAAGGCGAGCCTGATCGGCGGCCCGGTGCTGTTCTTCCTGACGGTCTTCACGTTCGACGATCCCGTGCAGTCGTTCCTGCAGGGCGTGTTGGGTACGAACGACGAAATCCACTTCCTGCATTTCCTCGCGATCGTCTTCGTCGCGGTGGCCGCGTTCATGCTGGTTTCCGCCAGGCTCCGGCCCGCCCGAAGCCGTGGCACAGAGCCTGGCGCGGCACCCGTGGACATGACGCCCTGGAAGCACGCGAAAGCGATGGGGGTCTTCGTGAGCGTCTGCTCGATCGCCTGCTATCTGCTGCTCGCGCAGTGA
- a CDS encoding DUF1592 domain-containing protein, which translates to MHALVAARARSMVRILAVLVGVLAALGRPEIAVAQTSEPAEPASAESVRATLDGFCVRCHNDRLRTADLALDAHDLADVGADAETWERVILKLRARTMPPAGNPRPAENTYRAVASWLETEIDTVAMVSPDPGRGESFHRLNRAEYHAAVRDLLAVDVDVAELLPADDTYEHGFDNNGDVLSISPDLMARYLSAARRISRLAVGIPPVGPAVATYRVHPGLVQNDRQDERLSFGSRGGIAIPHYFPVDGEYTIRIRLHRNFSDYILGFAAPQELDVRVDGALVERFEVGDADAVGQMAPLSFSGNIAGDPDWEYYMNTGDSHLEVRFPAKAGQRTVGVSFVRRLSELEGVLQPRNRGYGRFVDERYDDDAAVEQVAIGGPYNVEGPGDTPSRREIFACRPAAGAAADEEQACAGRILEKLARRAYRRPVDDGDLDALLDFFRTGRRDGGFDDGIQFALERMLVDPEFLFRIERDPAGAAPGTPYRLADLELASRLSFFLWSSIPDDELLEAAADGRLQDPAELERQTRRLLADGRSRALVDNFASQWLRLRNLESQERESADYPEFDENLREAFRRETELFVDSNLREDRSLLELLSANYTFVNERLARHYGIPGVYGDRFRRVTFDRDHPRGGLLGHGGLLMVTSYPNRTSPVVRGKWLLETILGAPPPEPPPNVPGLPDRGEGGEPASVRDRLERHRANPACAGCHAPMDPLGFALENYDAIGLWRAASEAGRPIDASATMPSGEAFEGPAGLRRVLLSRGDDFAAAVTEKLLAYALGRGLEYTDRPAVRRILRDAATDDYRWSSIVLGIVESTPFQWRRARSDESERVAGSPDPQGR; encoded by the coding sequence GTGCATGCGCTGGTGGCGGCCCGAGCCCGTTCGATGGTCCGGATCCTGGCCGTCCTGGTCGGCGTGCTGGCCGCCCTCGGCCGCCCGGAGATCGCTGTCGCCCAGACGTCGGAGCCGGCGGAGCCCGCTTCCGCCGAGTCGGTTCGCGCGACGCTCGACGGTTTCTGCGTGCGCTGCCACAACGATAGGTTGCGCACGGCGGATCTGGCCCTCGACGCCCACGACCTGGCCGACGTCGGCGCCGACGCCGAGACCTGGGAGCGGGTCATCCTCAAGCTCCGTGCGCGGACCATGCCGCCCGCGGGGAACCCGCGGCCCGCGGAGAACACGTACCGCGCCGTCGCCTCCTGGCTCGAGACTGAGATCGACACGGTGGCCATGGTCAGCCCGGACCCGGGCCGCGGCGAATCGTTCCACCGCCTGAATCGGGCCGAGTACCACGCCGCCGTCCGCGATCTGCTCGCGGTCGACGTCGACGTCGCCGAGCTGCTGCCGGCCGATGACACCTACGAGCACGGATTCGACAACAACGGGGACGTGCTCTCGATCTCGCCGGACCTGATGGCGCGATACCTCTCGGCGGCGCGCCGGATCAGCCGCCTCGCCGTCGGCATTCCCCCCGTCGGTCCCGCCGTCGCGACCTACCGCGTGCATCCCGGCCTGGTCCAGAACGACCGGCAGGACGAACGGCTGTCGTTCGGCTCCCGCGGCGGCATCGCGATTCCGCACTACTTCCCCGTCGACGGCGAGTACACGATCCGGATCCGCCTCCACCGGAACTTCTCGGACTACATCCTCGGCTTCGCAGCGCCTCAGGAACTCGACGTGCGCGTGGACGGCGCCCTCGTCGAGCGGTTCGAGGTCGGCGACGCCGACGCGGTCGGGCAGATGGCCCCGCTGAGCTTCTCGGGGAACATCGCCGGGGACCCCGACTGGGAGTACTACATGAACACCGGCGACTCTCACCTGGAGGTCCGCTTCCCGGCGAAGGCGGGCCAGCGGACGGTGGGCGTCTCGTTCGTGCGGCGGCTGTCGGAGCTGGAGGGCGTGCTGCAGCCGCGCAACCGGGGCTACGGCCGCTTCGTCGACGAGCGCTACGACGACGACGCGGCGGTGGAGCAGGTCGCGATTGGCGGCCCCTACAACGTGGAAGGTCCCGGCGATACGCCGAGCCGCCGCGAGATCTTCGCCTGCCGGCCCGCGGCGGGAGCCGCGGCCGACGAGGAGCAGGCCTGCGCCGGCCGGATTCTCGAGAAGCTCGCCCGCCGGGCGTATCGCCGGCCCGTCGACGATGGGGATCTCGACGCGCTGCTCGACTTCTTCCGCACCGGGCGGCGCGACGGCGGCTTCGACGACGGCATCCAGTTCGCGCTGGAACGGATGCTGGTCGACCCCGAGTTCCTGTTCCGCATCGAGCGCGATCCGGCGGGCGCCGCACCAGGGACGCCCTATCGTCTCGCCGACCTCGAGCTGGCGTCGCGGCTGTCGTTCTTCCTGTGGAGCAGCATCCCCGACGACGAGCTGCTCGAGGCCGCGGCCGACGGGCGGCTCCAGGATCCGGCGGAGCTCGAGCGGCAGACGCGCCGCCTGCTCGCCGACGGCCGCTCGCGGGCCCTTGTCGACAACTTCGCGAGCCAGTGGCTGCGACTGCGCAACCTCGAGTCGCAGGAGCGCGAGTCGGCCGACTATCCCGAGTTCGACGAGAACCTGCGCGAGGCGTTCCGGCGCGAGACCGAGCTGTTCGTCGACAGCAACCTCCGCGAGGACCGGAGCCTCCTGGAGCTGCTCAGCGCCAACTACACGTTCGTCAACGAGCGGCTCGCGCGGCACTACGGCATCCCGGGGGTCTACGGCGACCGCTTCCGGCGGGTGACGTTCGACCGCGACCATCCGCGCGGCGGCCTCCTCGGCCACGGGGGCCTCCTGATGGTGACCTCCTATCCCAACCGGACGTCGCCGGTCGTGCGCGGGAAGTGGCTGCTCGAGACCATCCTGGGAGCACCGCCGCCCGAGCCGCCGCCGAACGTGCCGGGGCTGCCGGACCGCGGCGAGGGGGGCGAGCCTGCATCGGTCCGGGACCGGCTCGAGCGGCATCGCGCCAACCCCGCCTGCGCGGGCTGTCACGCGCCGATGGATCCCCTCGGTTTCGCCCTCGAGAACTACGACGCCATCGGCCTCTGGCGCGCCGCCAGCGAAGCCGGCCGGCCCATCGACGCGTCGGCGACGATGCCCAGCGGCGAGGCTTTCGAGGGGCCGGCGGGGCTGAGGCGGGTGCTGTTGAGCCGGGGCGATGACTTCGCCGCCGCCGTCACCGAGAAGCTGCTGGCGTATGCGCTCGGGCGGGGGCTGGAGTACACGGACCGTCCCGCGGTGCGCCGGATCCTGCGCGACGCCGCAACCGACGACTATCGCTGGTCGTCGATCGTGCTCGGCATCGTGGAAAGCACGCCGTTTCAATGGCGCCGCGCTCGTTCGGACGAGTCGGAACGGGTTGCCGGCAGTCCGGACCCTCAGGGTCGCTGA
- a CDS encoding amidohydrolase family protein, translated as MDNSAPREPPACRKNTARSSHGSTGESARSGPRIGCAMLRGDGPGRRGIVGVLNERFAMRRLHLLAAGLALVFAGCGGGAPDESAAPEGAGSLALVGAQLIDATGGAPVADSVVVVRDGRIESAGPRDTTPVPDGAETLDLTGKTIMPGLVNLHVHYREGPEEIERQFRSQLHYGVTTARSTGSDTPERVAYLLGAAGRADAPRTYTAGMGFSYPGGFNAAGRNAPTTEEEARALVRDQVALGVHFIKMWVNEVAEPGLKIPPEIRAAIIDEAVANGAIPVAHIDDEADGRQLVEAGLWDFLHSTVLTFGPGSGVPMDDPEPSAEFIRMCLDNDVYFTPTLSIVQNRWHFAEHPELLDDLELRAAFEMFNPDALAGWDDAARRAEVLEDPGFEDRKAAFRQLLDFVKTMHDAGVSVAMGNDAGTPNVPFGWGMHHEMEMYVEAGLTPMDAIVAATATGAAQMPPVGEADFGTIEAGKVADLMVLNADPLADIGNTLDIDRVMRLGEWVDRSALPPAP; from the coding sequence ATGGACAACTCCGCGCCTCGTGAACCGCCGGCATGCCGCAAGAATACAGCCCGGAGCAGCCACGGATCGACCGGAGAATCCGCCCGTTCGGGACCGCGGATCGGCTGTGCTATGTTGCGAGGAGACGGTCCGGGGCGACGCGGGATTGTGGGCGTGCTGAATGAGAGGTTTGCCATGAGAAGACTTCATCTACTGGCAGCAGGACTGGCGCTGGTCTTCGCTGGGTGCGGAGGCGGAGCGCCGGACGAGAGCGCGGCGCCCGAGGGGGCCGGCAGCCTCGCGCTTGTGGGAGCGCAGTTGATTGACGCGACCGGCGGCGCGCCGGTCGCCGACTCGGTGGTCGTCGTTCGCGACGGCCGGATCGAGAGCGCCGGCCCGCGGGACACAACTCCCGTACCCGACGGCGCGGAGACGCTCGACCTGACCGGCAAGACGATCATGCCCGGCCTTGTGAACCTGCATGTGCACTATCGGGAGGGACCGGAGGAGATCGAGCGCCAGTTCCGGTCGCAGCTCCACTACGGCGTGACCACCGCGCGGAGCACCGGTAGTGACACGCCGGAGCGGGTCGCCTACCTGCTCGGGGCCGCCGGCCGCGCCGACGCCCCCCGGACCTACACGGCGGGGATGGGTTTCTCCTACCCCGGCGGCTTCAACGCGGCCGGCAGGAATGCTCCTACCACGGAAGAGGAAGCTCGGGCGCTGGTGCGGGACCAAGTCGCGCTCGGCGTGCATTTCATCAAGATGTGGGTGAACGAGGTCGCTGAGCCGGGCCTGAAGATCCCGCCGGAGATACGCGCGGCGATCATCGACGAGGCGGTGGCGAACGGCGCCATCCCCGTCGCCCACATCGACGACGAGGCCGACGGCCGCCAGCTCGTCGAGGCCGGCCTGTGGGACTTCCTGCACAGCACCGTGCTGACCTTCGGGCCGGGCTCCGGCGTCCCCATGGACGATCCCGAACCCTCGGCCGAGTTCATCCGGATGTGCCTGGACAACGACGTCTACTTCACCCCGACCCTGTCCATCGTCCAGAACCGCTGGCACTTCGCCGAGCATCCGGAGCTGCTCGACGACCTCGAGCTGCGCGCCGCGTTCGAGATGTTCAACCCGGATGCACTGGCCGGCTGGGACGACGCGGCACGCCGGGCGGAGGTGCTCGAGGACCCGGGATTCGAAGACCGCAAGGCTGCGTTCCGGCAGCTTCTGGACTTCGTGAAGACGATGCACGACGCCGGGGTCTCGGTCGCGATGGGCAACGACGCCGGCACCCCGAACGTGCCGTTCGGCTGGGGCATGCACCACGAGATGGAGATGTACGTCGAGGCAGGCCTGACCCCGATGGACGCCATCGTTGCGGCGACCGCCACCGGCGCGGCTCAGATGCCCCCGGTGGGCGAAGCCGACTTCGGCACCATCGAGGCGGGCAAGGTCGCCGACCTGATGGTGCTGAACGCCGATCCGCTCGCCGACATCGGCAACACACTGGACATCGACCGGGTCATGCGGCTCGGCGAGTGGGTGGACCGGTCGGCGTTGCCGCCGGCGCCGTAG
- a CDS encoding DUF3833 domain-containing protein, whose translation MRNLTVTVTSIVAVAALLIPLSASGQTEPDPAPRTAWGQPDLGGVWEYKTRTPLERPEQFADQEFLTEEQAAEIAERERARIQAMEERPAQRTVAIPTAGDRPGRWLDSPDHPSLQGQTGSYNIFWFDWGTTAVSTRRTSLIVYPPDGRMPSLTEAGQERARTMGARSSFSDTVGSAESHLDYSNSDRCLMSGNAGPPMLPGVYNNNMQLFQTPDHVAIMNEMMHTVRVIPLDGRPAPAVGVRQFVGDSRGRWEGDTLVVETVNFNDPERHNTWRNTSRSRTLVERFTRVDANTLIYRFTVTDPDTWEQPWSVELPMLRSELPIFEFACHEGNYGLENMLAGNRKAEADAAAGR comes from the coding sequence ATGCGGAACCTCACTGTCACGGTTACATCCATCGTTGCCGTCGCGGCGCTGCTGATCCCCCTTTCCGCGTCCGGGCAGACGGAGCCCGACCCGGCGCCGCGCACCGCCTGGGGCCAGCCGGACCTCGGGGGTGTCTGGGAGTACAAGACACGCACACCGCTGGAGCGTCCCGAGCAATTCGCCGACCAGGAGTTCCTGACCGAGGAGCAAGCGGCGGAAATCGCGGAGCGCGAGCGCGCACGGATTCAGGCGATGGAAGAGCGGCCGGCGCAGCGCACGGTCGCCATTCCGACCGCGGGCGATCGCCCCGGCCGGTGGCTCGACTCGCCCGATCACCCCAGCCTTCAGGGGCAGACTGGTTCGTACAACATCTTCTGGTTCGACTGGGGCACGACCGCCGTCAGCACCCGGCGCACGTCGCTGATCGTCTACCCGCCGGACGGCCGCATGCCGTCGCTAACGGAGGCGGGCCAGGAGCGCGCGCGCACGATGGGCGCCCGCTCGTCCTTCAGCGACACCGTCGGCTCGGCGGAGTCCCATCTCGACTACAGCAACTCCGACCGCTGCCTGATGAGCGGCAACGCGGGGCCGCCGATGCTGCCGGGCGTCTACAACAACAATATGCAGTTGTTCCAGACGCCGGACCACGTCGCCATCATGAACGAGATGATGCACACGGTCCGGGTCATCCCCCTCGACGGGCGTCCCGCGCCAGCGGTCGGCGTCCGGCAGTTCGTCGGCGATTCGCGCGGCCGCTGGGAAGGCGACACGCTGGTCGTCGAAACGGTGAACTTCAACGACCCCGAGAGGCATAACACGTGGCGGAACACGAGCCGCAGCCGGACGCTCGTTGAGCGCTTCACGCGGGTGGACGCCAACACGCTGATCTACCGGTTCACGGTGACCGACCCTGACACCTGGGAGCAGCCGTGGTCGGTCGAGCTGCCGATGCTGCGGAGCGAGCTGCCGATCTTCGAGTTCGCCTGCCACGAGGGCAACTACGGCCTGGAGAACATGCTGGCCGGCAATCGCAAGGCGGAGGCCGACGCGGCCGCGGGACGGTAG
- a CDS encoding bifunctional metallophosphatase/5'-nucleotidase, producing MTRRCLSTVASVALVATAVSLAGSVGATQVPTSDQDGAAGRVTLSVVGTTDLHGRVFPSDGQGGLALLGGYLRNLRAARATDGGAVLLLDAGDTFEGGIASNISEGALVVDAYNALGYNALAIGNHEFDYGAIDTVAGGGSGAPDPRGALKAAAARARFPFLAANLIDASTGRVPDWPNVRPSTLVEAAGLRVGIVGVMTRDGLTRTLAANVQGLDTTALGPVVEDEARRLRERGADLVLVLAHAGGACFEFDDPADLSSCDDDAEIFGLARRLPPGLVDAIVAGHSHRAVAHQVAGIPIIQAYSRGSAFARVDLTVERAVGVVAARLFPPQAVCAAVAADGWSCAAGGDGRPAVYEDAPVRPDASVVAAMQPELERVNRWRAEPVGITLEAPVPRNRDGAESPLGNLFADAFLAAVPHADLAIGMGARRGGLRGDLPAGALTRGQLYDVFAFDNRIAVLTMTGAQLQQALAGELARERVRNPRGMPSVSGVRVRLTCAGVGRQFEIVRLTGAPIHPEETIVVAATDFFARRAARNVDAVSPGAALASAPLVREAVSHWLTARGGRISPADFATPPRWELPDGGACLD from the coding sequence ATGACTCGCCGATGCCTGTCGACGGTCGCCTCGGTTGCGCTCGTGGCGACCGCCGTTTCTCTGGCGGGATCGGTCGGGGCGACGCAGGTTCCTACCAGCGATCAGGACGGTGCGGCGGGGCGGGTGACGCTCTCCGTCGTCGGCACGACGGACCTGCACGGCCGGGTGTTTCCCAGCGATGGTCAGGGAGGCCTCGCACTGCTGGGCGGCTACCTGCGCAATCTGCGCGCGGCGCGAGCGACAGACGGAGGTGCGGTGCTGCTGCTGGACGCGGGCGACACCTTCGAGGGCGGGATTGCTTCCAACATCTCCGAGGGAGCCCTGGTCGTCGATGCCTACAACGCGCTCGGCTACAACGCGCTCGCCATCGGCAACCACGAGTTCGACTACGGGGCGATCGACACCGTAGCCGGCGGCGGCAGCGGCGCGCCGGACCCGCGCGGGGCGCTCAAGGCGGCAGCCGCGCGCGCCCGGTTTCCGTTTCTGGCGGCGAACCTGATCGACGCGTCGACCGGGCGCGTGCCGGACTGGCCGAACGTGCGGCCGTCCACGCTGGTCGAAGCGGCGGGCCTGCGCGTGGGCATCGTCGGCGTCATGACCCGCGACGGTCTGACGAGGACGCTCGCCGCCAATGTCCAGGGGCTGGACACGACGGCTCTCGGACCCGTCGTCGAGGACGAGGCGCGGCGCCTGCGCGAGCGGGGCGCCGACTTGGTGCTGGTTCTGGCACACGCTGGTGGCGCGTGCTTCGAGTTCGACGATCCCGCCGACCTGTCGTCGTGTGACGACGATGCCGAGATCTTCGGGCTGGCCCGGCGGCTGCCACCGGGTCTCGTCGATGCGATCGTCGCCGGACACTCCCATCGGGCGGTGGCGCACCAGGTCGCGGGCATCCCGATCATCCAGGCCTATTCGCGGGGTAGCGCGTTCGCGCGGGTCGATCTGACCGTCGAGCGCGCCGTGGGGGTCGTCGCCGCGCGGCTCTTTCCTCCCCAGGCGGTCTGCGCCGCCGTCGCCGCGGACGGGTGGTCCTGCGCGGCCGGTGGCGACGGGAGGCCAGCGGTTTACGAGGATGCGCCGGTCCGGCCCGACGCGTCAGTCGTCGCCGCGATGCAACCGGAGCTCGAGCGCGTGAACCGCTGGCGCGCCGAGCCGGTGGGCATAACCCTGGAAGCACCCGTCCCGCGGAACCGGGACGGCGCCGAGTCGCCCCTTGGCAACCTTTTCGCGGATGCGTTCCTGGCCGCCGTCCCGCACGCCGACCTCGCGATCGGCATGGGAGCCAGGCGCGGCGGATTGCGTGGGGACCTGCCGGCCGGCGCGCTCACGCGGGGGCAGCTCTACGACGTGTTTGCCTTCGACAATCGAATCGCCGTCCTGACGATGACGGGAGCACAGCTGCAGCAGGCGTTGGCTGGCGAGCTGGCGCGCGAGCGGGTACGCAATCCGCGAGGGATGCCGAGCGTGTCGGGAGTCCGCGTCAGGCTGACGTGCGCTGGCGTCGGCCGGCAATTCGAGATCGTCCGGCTAACGGGAGCACCGATCCATCCGGAAGAAACGATAGTCGTGGCGGCCACGGACTTCTTCGCCCGGCGCGCCGCACGCAACGTCGACGCCGTCTCACCGGGGGCGGCGCTGGCGTCGGCCCCGCTCGTCCGGGAGGCCGTCTCCCATTGGCTCACCGCTCGCGGCGGACGAATCAGCCCCGCCGACTTCGCGACGCCGCCGCGCTGGGAACTTCCCGACGGTGGAGCCTGCCTCGATTGA